Proteins encoded in a region of the Osmerus mordax isolate fOsmMor3 chromosome 17, fOsmMor3.pri, whole genome shotgun sequence genome:
- the vezt gene encoding vezatin isoform X1, with the protein MTEEFDEDVVFENSPLFQYLQDLGHTDFEACPTVSQEEECGGGEVTISHQDFPPKSTGGLLWQLAEAVWRRTPFHQAAASHRMEQQLDGVFGQYSVRCVLEQDVLLQEDVELIELLDPSLLTLGSSSGCPSLGHTLPRPRLLATPSHWDVAVLVGLAAVLLGLYTISEGVWSLAAVPWGAAVLGWVGLRGAGLWRQGQMQRAVHTRASELQALVGNSKTLTSLARKSLRLVQETEVISRGFTLLLDRVSAASSFSRAGPGAGPRGQQLIGLRKAVYRALRSAFRASRRATCHMLKSYPLNSEIDNVTNYVSAVPLKELGLGLGVEHLSDEQAQELTDDFSLPALKVLFQLWVGQSSECFRRLALLLSPLRLEEPSEGGVKGEACPPLHCTIGMVTEPLHHALAGCLGDLQRSYDFHRYFETQPRPHGTDRVGRAREKCRELNTLHTSVRSLQLHLKALLSEMIIMEDDLEKLMVSREAVEVTCEGYQDLSDRLHHLQPHMQASAGCWEDTLGQVERMLRRANNCPGTPEGPEQCAPPVPKAPPPPPTYTLIQDRDPVPEEQELEAYVSDSDSEGEFKGSVCDMLSPEERERQRGEREESRRVLSELKAVLGMRASEGERRKWKQLLFNDQAAVTPTVSGELQSDSAPVEAPPPVDMAETDGREGNHLPESFKEQENQEEVRDDPSLKETEKEAEPVTEFTCGRVEERGEETGEEGGSASDGGSATRLYQYDGLPGEGAGQNGVDCLLRQRVLAVSVMDRLTEMHGSAALSFSSALAAQVAARSHTFTNMEEQTFGDDEEGDEEEKASGTSGRVHEGD; encoded by the exons GGAGGGCTTTTATGGCAATTGGCTGAAGCCGTATGGAGGCGCACCCCGTTCCACCAGGCCGCGGCTTCCCATAGGATGGAGCAGCAGCTG gacgGTGTGTTTGGCCAGTACTCTGTGAggtgtgtgctggagcaggacgTGCTGCTGCAGGAGGATGTGGAGCTGATTGAGCTGCTGGACCCCAGCCTCCTCACCCTGGGCTCCTCCTCGGGCTGCCCCAGCCTGGGTCACACCCTGCCCAGGCCCCGCCTCCTCGCCACGCCCTCACACTG GGACGTTGCTGTGCTGGTGGGCCTGGCCGCCGTGCTCCTGGGCCTGTACACCATCTCAGAGGGGGTGTGGTCTCTGGCGGCCGTCCCCTGGGGTGCAGCTGTTctgggctgggtggggctgAGGGGAGCGGGCTTGTGGAGGCAGGGCCAGATGCAGAGGGCCGTACACACCCGGGCCTCAGAGCTGCAGGCACTGGTGGGGAACAGCAAAACGCTGACCAGCCTGGCTCGGAAATCCCTGCGTCTGGTGCAGGAGACGGAGGTCATTTCTAGGGGGTTCACCCT TTTGCTCGACAGGGTGAGTGCCGCCAGCTCCTTTAGCAGGGCCGGGCCGGGGGCGGGGCCTAGAGGGCAGCAGCTGATTGGCCTGAGGAAGGCGGTTTACCGGGCCCTCCGCTCAGCCTTCCGAGCATCCCGCAGAGCCACCTGCCACATGCTCAAAT CGTACCCCCTCAACTCTGAGATCGACAACGTGACAAACTACGTGTCTGCAGTTCCACTGAAggagctgggcctgggcctgggggtggAGCATCTGAGCGACGAGCAGGCCCAGGAGCTCACAGACGACTTCAGCCTCCCGGCCCTGAAg GTGCTGTTCCAGCTGTGGGTGGGACAGAGCTCAGAGTGTTTCCGCCGATTGGCCCTGCTGCTGTCCCCACTGCGATTGGAGGAACCCTCGGAGGGCGGGGTGAAGGGTGAGGCCTGTCCGCCTCTGCATTGCACTATCGGCATGGTAACGGAACCCCTGCACCATGCCCTGGCCGGTTGCCTGGGCGATCTGCAGCGCAGCTACGACTTCCACCGCTACTTTGAGACCCAGCCGCGGCCCCACGGCACGGACAGGGTGGGGCGTGCCAGGGAGAAATGCCGAGAGCTGAACACCCTCCACACGTCGGTACGCAGCCTTCAGCTGCACCTCAAAGCCCTGCTCAGCGA GATGATCATCATGGAGGACGACCTGGAGAAGCTGATGGTGTCCAGGGAGGCGGTGGAGGTGACGTGCGAGGGCTACCAGGACCTCAGTGACCGTCTGCACCACCTGCAGCCCCACATGCAGGCCAGCGCCGGCTGCTGGGAGGACACGCTGGGCCAGGTGGAGCGCATGCTGCGACGCGCCAACAACTGCCCCG GAACCCCTGAAGGCCCAGAGCAGTGTGCCCCCCCGGTCCccaaggctcctccccctccccccacctacacCCTGATCCAGGACAGGGACCCTGTGCCTGAGGAACAG GAGCTGGAGGCGTACGTGTCAGACTCGGACTCGGAGGGCGAGTTTAAGGGCTCGGTGTGTGACATGCTGTccccagaggagagggagcgtcagcggggggagagggaggagtctcGCCGCGTCCTGTCAGAGCTCAAAGCCGTGCTGGGCATGCGAGCCtccgagggagagaggaggaagtggaaacAGCTGCTGTTCAACGACCAAG CGGCAGTGACGCCTACCGTGTCTGGGGAACTTCAGAGTGACTCCGCCCCAGTGGAGGCTCCGCCTCCTGTGGACATGGCAGAGACGGACGGCAGGGAGGGAAACCATCTGCCGGAGAGTTTTAAAGAGCAGGAGAACCAAGAGGAGGTCAGGGATGACCCCTCCCTTaaagagactgagaaagaggcCGAGCCTGTGACTGAATTCACCTGTggtagggtggaggagaggggggaggagacaggggaggagggaggatcagCCTCAGATGGGGGGAGCGCTACCCGTCTCTACCAATACGACGGGCTGCCCGGAGAGGGGGCGGGCCAGAACGGGGTGGACTGCCTGCTGCGACAGAGGGTCCTCGCCGTCTCTGTGATGGACCGGCTGACGGAGATGCACGGGTCGGCCGCGCTCAGCTTTAGCTCCGCCCTCGCCGCCCAGGTGgccgcacgctcacacaccttTACCAACATGGAGGAGCAGACTTTTGGAGATgacgaggagggggatgaggaagagaaggcTTCTGGAACGAGTGGACGGGTGCATGAGGGGGATTAG
- the vezt gene encoding vezatin isoform X3 yields the protein MQNSPLFQYLQDLGHTDFEACPTVSQEEECGGGEVTISHQDFPPKSTGGLLWQLAEAVWRRTPFHQAAASHRMEQQLDGVFGQYSVRCVLEQDVLLQEDVELIELLDPSLLTLGSSSGCPSLGHTLPRPRLLATPSHWDVAVLVGLAAVLLGLYTISEGVWSLAAVPWGAAVLGWVGLRGAGLWRQGQMQRAVHTRASELQALVGNSKTLTSLARKSLRLVQETEVISRGFTLLLDRVSAASSFSRAGPGAGPRGQQLIGLRKAVYRALRSAFRASRRATCHMLKSYPLNSEIDNVTNYVSAVPLKELGLGLGVEHLSDEQAQELTDDFSLPALKVLFQLWVGQSSECFRRLALLLSPLRLEEPSEGGVKGEACPPLHCTIGMVTEPLHHALAGCLGDLQRSYDFHRYFETQPRPHGTDRVGRAREKCRELNTLHTSVRSLQLHLKALLSEMIIMEDDLEKLMVSREAVEVTCEGYQDLSDRLHHLQPHMQASAGCWEDTLGQVERMLRRANNCPGTPEGPEQCAPPVPKAPPPPPTYTLIQDRDPVPEEQELEAYVSDSDSEGEFKGSVCDMLSPEERERQRGEREESRRVLSELKAVLGMRASEGERRKWKQLLFNDQAAVTPTVSGELQSDSAPVEAPPPVDMAETDGREGNHLPESFKEQENQEEVRDDPSLKETEKEAEPVTEFTCGRVEERGEETGEEGGSASDGGSATRLYQYDGLPGEGAGQNGVDCLLRQRVLAVSVMDRLTEMHGSAALSFSSALAAQVAARSHTFTNMEEQTFGDDEEGDEEEKASGTSGRVHEGD from the exons GGAGGGCTTTTATGGCAATTGGCTGAAGCCGTATGGAGGCGCACCCCGTTCCACCAGGCCGCGGCTTCCCATAGGATGGAGCAGCAGCTG gacgGTGTGTTTGGCCAGTACTCTGTGAggtgtgtgctggagcaggacgTGCTGCTGCAGGAGGATGTGGAGCTGATTGAGCTGCTGGACCCCAGCCTCCTCACCCTGGGCTCCTCCTCGGGCTGCCCCAGCCTGGGTCACACCCTGCCCAGGCCCCGCCTCCTCGCCACGCCCTCACACTG GGACGTTGCTGTGCTGGTGGGCCTGGCCGCCGTGCTCCTGGGCCTGTACACCATCTCAGAGGGGGTGTGGTCTCTGGCGGCCGTCCCCTGGGGTGCAGCTGTTctgggctgggtggggctgAGGGGAGCGGGCTTGTGGAGGCAGGGCCAGATGCAGAGGGCCGTACACACCCGGGCCTCAGAGCTGCAGGCACTGGTGGGGAACAGCAAAACGCTGACCAGCCTGGCTCGGAAATCCCTGCGTCTGGTGCAGGAGACGGAGGTCATTTCTAGGGGGTTCACCCT TTTGCTCGACAGGGTGAGTGCCGCCAGCTCCTTTAGCAGGGCCGGGCCGGGGGCGGGGCCTAGAGGGCAGCAGCTGATTGGCCTGAGGAAGGCGGTTTACCGGGCCCTCCGCTCAGCCTTCCGAGCATCCCGCAGAGCCACCTGCCACATGCTCAAAT CGTACCCCCTCAACTCTGAGATCGACAACGTGACAAACTACGTGTCTGCAGTTCCACTGAAggagctgggcctgggcctgggggtggAGCATCTGAGCGACGAGCAGGCCCAGGAGCTCACAGACGACTTCAGCCTCCCGGCCCTGAAg GTGCTGTTCCAGCTGTGGGTGGGACAGAGCTCAGAGTGTTTCCGCCGATTGGCCCTGCTGCTGTCCCCACTGCGATTGGAGGAACCCTCGGAGGGCGGGGTGAAGGGTGAGGCCTGTCCGCCTCTGCATTGCACTATCGGCATGGTAACGGAACCCCTGCACCATGCCCTGGCCGGTTGCCTGGGCGATCTGCAGCGCAGCTACGACTTCCACCGCTACTTTGAGACCCAGCCGCGGCCCCACGGCACGGACAGGGTGGGGCGTGCCAGGGAGAAATGCCGAGAGCTGAACACCCTCCACACGTCGGTACGCAGCCTTCAGCTGCACCTCAAAGCCCTGCTCAGCGA GATGATCATCATGGAGGACGACCTGGAGAAGCTGATGGTGTCCAGGGAGGCGGTGGAGGTGACGTGCGAGGGCTACCAGGACCTCAGTGACCGTCTGCACCACCTGCAGCCCCACATGCAGGCCAGCGCCGGCTGCTGGGAGGACACGCTGGGCCAGGTGGAGCGCATGCTGCGACGCGCCAACAACTGCCCCG GAACCCCTGAAGGCCCAGAGCAGTGTGCCCCCCCGGTCCccaaggctcctccccctccccccacctacacCCTGATCCAGGACAGGGACCCTGTGCCTGAGGAACAG GAGCTGGAGGCGTACGTGTCAGACTCGGACTCGGAGGGCGAGTTTAAGGGCTCGGTGTGTGACATGCTGTccccagaggagagggagcgtcagcggggggagagggaggagtctcGCCGCGTCCTGTCAGAGCTCAAAGCCGTGCTGGGCATGCGAGCCtccgagggagagaggaggaagtggaaacAGCTGCTGTTCAACGACCAAG CGGCAGTGACGCCTACCGTGTCTGGGGAACTTCAGAGTGACTCCGCCCCAGTGGAGGCTCCGCCTCCTGTGGACATGGCAGAGACGGACGGCAGGGAGGGAAACCATCTGCCGGAGAGTTTTAAAGAGCAGGAGAACCAAGAGGAGGTCAGGGATGACCCCTCCCTTaaagagactgagaaagaggcCGAGCCTGTGACTGAATTCACCTGTggtagggtggaggagaggggggaggagacaggggaggagggaggatcagCCTCAGATGGGGGGAGCGCTACCCGTCTCTACCAATACGACGGGCTGCCCGGAGAGGGGGCGGGCCAGAACGGGGTGGACTGCCTGCTGCGACAGAGGGTCCTCGCCGTCTCTGTGATGGACCGGCTGACGGAGATGCACGGGTCGGCCGCGCTCAGCTTTAGCTCCGCCCTCGCCGCCCAGGTGgccgcacgctcacacaccttTACCAACATGGAGGAGCAGACTTTTGGAGATgacgaggagggggatgaggaagagaaggcTTCTGGAACGAGTGGACGGGTGCATGAGGGGGATTAG
- the vezt gene encoding vezatin isoform X2 — MTEEFDEDVVFENSPLFQYLQDLGHTDFEACPTVSQEEECGGGEVTISHQDFPPKSTGGLLWQLAEAVWRRTPFHQAAASHRMEQQLDGVFGQYSVRCVLEQDVLLQEDVELIELLDPSLLTLGSSSGCPSLGHTLPRPRLLATPSHWDVAVLVGLAAVLLGLYTISEGVWSLAAVPWGAAVLGWVGLRGAGLWRQGQMQRAVHTRASELQALVGNSKTLTSLARKSLRLVQETEVISRGFTLVSAASSFSRAGPGAGPRGQQLIGLRKAVYRALRSAFRASRRATCHMLKSYPLNSEIDNVTNYVSAVPLKELGLGLGVEHLSDEQAQELTDDFSLPALKVLFQLWVGQSSECFRRLALLLSPLRLEEPSEGGVKGEACPPLHCTIGMVTEPLHHALAGCLGDLQRSYDFHRYFETQPRPHGTDRVGRAREKCRELNTLHTSVRSLQLHLKALLSEMIIMEDDLEKLMVSREAVEVTCEGYQDLSDRLHHLQPHMQASAGCWEDTLGQVERMLRRANNCPGTPEGPEQCAPPVPKAPPPPPTYTLIQDRDPVPEEQELEAYVSDSDSEGEFKGSVCDMLSPEERERQRGEREESRRVLSELKAVLGMRASEGERRKWKQLLFNDQAAVTPTVSGELQSDSAPVEAPPPVDMAETDGREGNHLPESFKEQENQEEVRDDPSLKETEKEAEPVTEFTCGRVEERGEETGEEGGSASDGGSATRLYQYDGLPGEGAGQNGVDCLLRQRVLAVSVMDRLTEMHGSAALSFSSALAAQVAARSHTFTNMEEQTFGDDEEGDEEEKASGTSGRVHEGD; from the exons GGAGGGCTTTTATGGCAATTGGCTGAAGCCGTATGGAGGCGCACCCCGTTCCACCAGGCCGCGGCTTCCCATAGGATGGAGCAGCAGCTG gacgGTGTGTTTGGCCAGTACTCTGTGAggtgtgtgctggagcaggacgTGCTGCTGCAGGAGGATGTGGAGCTGATTGAGCTGCTGGACCCCAGCCTCCTCACCCTGGGCTCCTCCTCGGGCTGCCCCAGCCTGGGTCACACCCTGCCCAGGCCCCGCCTCCTCGCCACGCCCTCACACTG GGACGTTGCTGTGCTGGTGGGCCTGGCCGCCGTGCTCCTGGGCCTGTACACCATCTCAGAGGGGGTGTGGTCTCTGGCGGCCGTCCCCTGGGGTGCAGCTGTTctgggctgggtggggctgAGGGGAGCGGGCTTGTGGAGGCAGGGCCAGATGCAGAGGGCCGTACACACCCGGGCCTCAGAGCTGCAGGCACTGGTGGGGAACAGCAAAACGCTGACCAGCCTGGCTCGGAAATCCCTGCGTCTGGTGCAGGAGACGGAGGTCATTTCTAGGGGGTTCACCCT GGTGAGTGCCGCCAGCTCCTTTAGCAGGGCCGGGCCGGGGGCGGGGCCTAGAGGGCAGCAGCTGATTGGCCTGAGGAAGGCGGTTTACCGGGCCCTCCGCTCAGCCTTCCGAGCATCCCGCAGAGCCACCTGCCACATGCTCAAAT CGTACCCCCTCAACTCTGAGATCGACAACGTGACAAACTACGTGTCTGCAGTTCCACTGAAggagctgggcctgggcctgggggtggAGCATCTGAGCGACGAGCAGGCCCAGGAGCTCACAGACGACTTCAGCCTCCCGGCCCTGAAg GTGCTGTTCCAGCTGTGGGTGGGACAGAGCTCAGAGTGTTTCCGCCGATTGGCCCTGCTGCTGTCCCCACTGCGATTGGAGGAACCCTCGGAGGGCGGGGTGAAGGGTGAGGCCTGTCCGCCTCTGCATTGCACTATCGGCATGGTAACGGAACCCCTGCACCATGCCCTGGCCGGTTGCCTGGGCGATCTGCAGCGCAGCTACGACTTCCACCGCTACTTTGAGACCCAGCCGCGGCCCCACGGCACGGACAGGGTGGGGCGTGCCAGGGAGAAATGCCGAGAGCTGAACACCCTCCACACGTCGGTACGCAGCCTTCAGCTGCACCTCAAAGCCCTGCTCAGCGA GATGATCATCATGGAGGACGACCTGGAGAAGCTGATGGTGTCCAGGGAGGCGGTGGAGGTGACGTGCGAGGGCTACCAGGACCTCAGTGACCGTCTGCACCACCTGCAGCCCCACATGCAGGCCAGCGCCGGCTGCTGGGAGGACACGCTGGGCCAGGTGGAGCGCATGCTGCGACGCGCCAACAACTGCCCCG GAACCCCTGAAGGCCCAGAGCAGTGTGCCCCCCCGGTCCccaaggctcctccccctccccccacctacacCCTGATCCAGGACAGGGACCCTGTGCCTGAGGAACAG GAGCTGGAGGCGTACGTGTCAGACTCGGACTCGGAGGGCGAGTTTAAGGGCTCGGTGTGTGACATGCTGTccccagaggagagggagcgtcagcggggggagagggaggagtctcGCCGCGTCCTGTCAGAGCTCAAAGCCGTGCTGGGCATGCGAGCCtccgagggagagaggaggaagtggaaacAGCTGCTGTTCAACGACCAAG CGGCAGTGACGCCTACCGTGTCTGGGGAACTTCAGAGTGACTCCGCCCCAGTGGAGGCTCCGCCTCCTGTGGACATGGCAGAGACGGACGGCAGGGAGGGAAACCATCTGCCGGAGAGTTTTAAAGAGCAGGAGAACCAAGAGGAGGTCAGGGATGACCCCTCCCTTaaagagactgagaaagaggcCGAGCCTGTGACTGAATTCACCTGTggtagggtggaggagaggggggaggagacaggggaggagggaggatcagCCTCAGATGGGGGGAGCGCTACCCGTCTCTACCAATACGACGGGCTGCCCGGAGAGGGGGCGGGCCAGAACGGGGTGGACTGCCTGCTGCGACAGAGGGTCCTCGCCGTCTCTGTGATGGACCGGCTGACGGAGATGCACGGGTCGGCCGCGCTCAGCTTTAGCTCCGCCCTCGCCGCCCAGGTGgccgcacgctcacacaccttTACCAACATGGAGGAGCAGACTTTTGGAGATgacgaggagggggatgaggaagagaaggcTTCTGGAACGAGTGGACGGGTGCATGAGGGGGATTAG
- the metap2a gene encoding methionine aminopeptidase 2 isoform X1 encodes MADVVQEQVTELKPEQEKVLNGEAEEKEEADPSEETAKKKKKKKKKNKSVAPAGSTEAEGDGMNDVTKQLEKQALEDKEKEEEGEEDGDDGENSAGKKKKKKKKKKGPKVQTDPPSVPICELYPSGVYPLGQECDYPVLQDGRSAAWRTTNEEKRVLDKANEEVWSDFRQAAEAHRQVRQYVRSWIKPGLTMIDICERLEGCSRKLIKENGLNAGLAFPTGCSLNNCAAHYTPNAGDPTVLQYDDVCKIDFGTHINGRIIDCAFTVIFNPKYDKLLEAVRDATNTGIKCAGIDVRLCDVGEAIQEVMESYEVDIDGKTYQVKPIRNLNGHSIGQYRIHAGKTVPIVKGGEATRMEEGEVYAIETFGSTGKGVVHDDMECSHYMKNFDVGHVPIRLPRAKHLLNVINENFGTLAFCRRWLDRLGESKYLMALKNLCDLGIVDPYPPLCDSKGCYTAQFEHTILLRPTCKEVVSRGDDY; translated from the exons ATGGCGGATGTGGTGCAGGAGCAGGTAACGGAGCTGAAGCCCGAGCAGGAGAAGGTCCTGAACGGCGAAGccgaagagaaggaggaggcagacCCATCCGAGGAGACAgccaaaaagaagaagaaaaagaagaagaagaataaaTCCGTAGCGCCTG CAGGCAGCACTGAGGCAGAAGGGGATGGCATGAACGATGTGACAAAACAGCTGGAAAAGCAGGCTTTGGAggacaaggagaaagaggaggagggagaggaag ATGGCGACGATGGCGAGAACTCAGccgggaagaagaagaagaagaaaaagaagaagaaaggac CCAAAGTTCAGACTGACCCACCATCTGTGCCCATCTGTGAGCTGTACCCCAGTGGAGTTTACCCCCTCGGACAGGAGTGTGACTACCCTGTTTTACAAGATGG TCGCAGCGCCGCATGGAGGACAACCAATGAAGAGAAGCGTGTTCTGGACAAGGCCAACGAGGAGGTGTGGAGTGACTTCCGCCAGGCGGCCGAGGCCCACAGACAGGTCCGCCAGTACGTCCGCAGTTGGATCAAGCCTGGTCTGACCATGATTGACATCTG CGAGCGGTTGGAGGGCTGTTCTCGGAAGCTCATTAAGGAGAACGGGCTGAATGCGGGTCTTGCCTTCCCCACAGGCTGCTCCCTCAACAACTGTGCGGCCCACTACACCCCCAACGCCGGAGACCCCACCGTGCTGCAGTACGATGACGTCTGCAAGATTGACTTCGGCACTCACATCAACG GGAGGATCATTGACTGTGCCTTTACTGTCATCTTCAACCCAAAGTATGACAAGCTGCTTGAGGCTGTGAGAGATGCCACTAATACTGGAATCAAG TGTGCCGGTATCGACGTGCGCCTGTGTGATGTCGGAGAAGCGATTCAGGAAGTGATGGAGTCTTATGAGGTCGATATCGACGGCAAAACATACCAAG TGAAACCTATTCGAAACCTGAACGGTCACTCCATAGGGCAGTACAGGATACACGCGGGGAAGACTGTCCCCATCGTCAAGGGCGGCGAAGCCACACGAATGGAG gagggagaggtgtacGCCATTGAGACATTTGGCAGCACAGGGAAGGGTGTGGTACATGATGACATGGAGTGCTCCCACTACATGAAGAACTTTGACGTCGGACATGTCCCTATCAG gcTCCCCAGGGCGAAGCACTTGTTGAATGTGATCAACGAAAACTTTGGCACGCTGGCCTTCTGCCGACGCTGGCTTGATCGTTTGGGAGAGAGCAAGTACCTGATGGCCCTAAAGAACCTGTGTGACCTGGGCATCGTGGacccctaccctcccctctgTGACTCCAAGGGCTGTTATACGGCCCAGTTTGAGCACACCATCCTGCTCAGACCCACCTGCAAGGAGGTGGTGAGCCGGGGGGACGACTactga
- the metap2a gene encoding methionine aminopeptidase 2 isoform X2, giving the protein MADVVQEQVTELKPEQEKVLNGEAEEKEEADPSEETAKKKKKKKKKNKSVAPGSTEAEGDGMNDVTKQLEKQALEDKEKEEEGEEDGDDGENSAGKKKKKKKKKKGPKVQTDPPSVPICELYPSGVYPLGQECDYPVLQDGRSAAWRTTNEEKRVLDKANEEVWSDFRQAAEAHRQVRQYVRSWIKPGLTMIDICERLEGCSRKLIKENGLNAGLAFPTGCSLNNCAAHYTPNAGDPTVLQYDDVCKIDFGTHINGRIIDCAFTVIFNPKYDKLLEAVRDATNTGIKCAGIDVRLCDVGEAIQEVMESYEVDIDGKTYQVKPIRNLNGHSIGQYRIHAGKTVPIVKGGEATRMEEGEVYAIETFGSTGKGVVHDDMECSHYMKNFDVGHVPIRLPRAKHLLNVINENFGTLAFCRRWLDRLGESKYLMALKNLCDLGIVDPYPPLCDSKGCYTAQFEHTILLRPTCKEVVSRGDDY; this is encoded by the exons ATGGCGGATGTGGTGCAGGAGCAGGTAACGGAGCTGAAGCCCGAGCAGGAGAAGGTCCTGAACGGCGAAGccgaagagaaggaggaggcagacCCATCCGAGGAGACAgccaaaaagaagaagaaaaagaagaagaagaataaaTCCGTAGCGCCTG GCAGCACTGAGGCAGAAGGGGATGGCATGAACGATGTGACAAAACAGCTGGAAAAGCAGGCTTTGGAggacaaggagaaagaggaggagggagaggaag ATGGCGACGATGGCGAGAACTCAGccgggaagaagaagaagaagaaaaagaagaagaaaggac CCAAAGTTCAGACTGACCCACCATCTGTGCCCATCTGTGAGCTGTACCCCAGTGGAGTTTACCCCCTCGGACAGGAGTGTGACTACCCTGTTTTACAAGATGG TCGCAGCGCCGCATGGAGGACAACCAATGAAGAGAAGCGTGTTCTGGACAAGGCCAACGAGGAGGTGTGGAGTGACTTCCGCCAGGCGGCCGAGGCCCACAGACAGGTCCGCCAGTACGTCCGCAGTTGGATCAAGCCTGGTCTGACCATGATTGACATCTG CGAGCGGTTGGAGGGCTGTTCTCGGAAGCTCATTAAGGAGAACGGGCTGAATGCGGGTCTTGCCTTCCCCACAGGCTGCTCCCTCAACAACTGTGCGGCCCACTACACCCCCAACGCCGGAGACCCCACCGTGCTGCAGTACGATGACGTCTGCAAGATTGACTTCGGCACTCACATCAACG GGAGGATCATTGACTGTGCCTTTACTGTCATCTTCAACCCAAAGTATGACAAGCTGCTTGAGGCTGTGAGAGATGCCACTAATACTGGAATCAAG TGTGCCGGTATCGACGTGCGCCTGTGTGATGTCGGAGAAGCGATTCAGGAAGTGATGGAGTCTTATGAGGTCGATATCGACGGCAAAACATACCAAG TGAAACCTATTCGAAACCTGAACGGTCACTCCATAGGGCAGTACAGGATACACGCGGGGAAGACTGTCCCCATCGTCAAGGGCGGCGAAGCCACACGAATGGAG gagggagaggtgtacGCCATTGAGACATTTGGCAGCACAGGGAAGGGTGTGGTACATGATGACATGGAGTGCTCCCACTACATGAAGAACTTTGACGTCGGACATGTCCCTATCAG gcTCCCCAGGGCGAAGCACTTGTTGAATGTGATCAACGAAAACTTTGGCACGCTGGCCTTCTGCCGACGCTGGCTTGATCGTTTGGGAGAGAGCAAGTACCTGATGGCCCTAAAGAACCTGTGTGACCTGGGCATCGTGGacccctaccctcccctctgTGACTCCAAGGGCTGTTATACGGCCCAGTTTGAGCACACCATCCTGCTCAGACCCACCTGCAAGGAGGTGGTGAGCCGGGGGGACGACTactga